A stretch of Caenibius tardaugens NBRC 16725 DNA encodes these proteins:
- a CDS encoding dihydrofolate reductase, with translation MARDLFLIYARADNGTIGRDNALPWRIPADLRHFKAMTLGKPMIMGRKTFESFGKPLPGRRHIVLTRDRTWHAEGAEVAATVDEALGLAGAGEIAVVGGAEIYALFLPLADRVELTEVHAQIAGDTVMPPLDDAWQESAREDHPAENGSPAFSFVTLRRAVKAVS, from the coding sequence ATGGCCCGCGATCTGTTCCTGATTTATGCCCGTGCGGATAATGGCACGATTGGGCGCGACAATGCCCTGCCCTGGCGCATCCCGGCCGATCTCAGGCATTTCAAGGCGATGACGCTGGGCAAGCCGATGATCATGGGGCGCAAGACCTTCGAAAGCTTTGGCAAGCCTCTGCCCGGCCGCCGCCATATCGTGCTGACACGCGACCGCACATGGCATGCCGAAGGCGCGGAAGTGGCGGCCACAGTGGACGAGGCGCTGGGCCTGGCCGGCGCGGGCGAAATTGCCGTTGTCGGCGGGGCGGAAATCTATGCGCTGTTCCTGCCGCTGGCAGATCGTGTGGAACTGACCGAAGTCCATGCCCAAATCGCAGGCGATACCGTGATGCCCCCGCTGGACGATGCATGGCAGGAAAGTGCGCGCGAAGATCATCCTGCCGAAAATGGCAGCCCAGCCTTTTCTTTCGTAACGCTGCGCCGGGCCGTAAAGGCCGTGTCATAA
- a CDS encoding bifunctional riboflavin kinase/FAD synthetase codes for MIRLNSRSPVPDHLRGAILALGNFDGFHRGHQAVVGEAIRRAREQGRPAIVATFDPHPVRFFDPEAEPFRLTTLDQREEFFAAAGADAMLVIGFDTDIANMSAQSWVVDGLHQHLGAAGVVTGEDFTFGKARSGNPQVLRELGAPLGLEAVTVGPVHDDTGPISSSRIREALKAGETETATALLTRPFAIRGVVQHGDKVGRTIGFPTANLPLDTYLRPRFGVYAVTGRIIGEDRLLQGAANIGIRPQFDPPKELLEPYFFDFSEDLYGREIEVAFHHFLRPEAKFASLDALIEQMRKDCDRARALLSPQG; via the coding sequence ATGATTCGCCTCAATTCCCGTTCTCCGGTCCCGGATCACCTGCGCGGCGCGATTCTCGCGCTGGGCAATTTCGACGGATTCCATCGCGGTCATCAGGCCGTGGTGGGCGAAGCGATCCGGCGCGCACGGGAACAGGGCCGCCCGGCGATTGTCGCCACTTTCGATCCGCATCCGGTGCGCTTTTTCGATCCCGAGGCGGAACCGTTCCGTCTGACCACGCTGGACCAACGGGAAGAATTTTTTGCCGCGGCGGGGGCCGATGCCATGCTGGTGATCGGGTTCGATACCGATATCGCCAACATGTCCGCGCAATCGTGGGTCGTGGACGGGTTGCACCAGCACCTGGGCGCGGCCGGTGTCGTCACGGGTGAAGATTTCACATTCGGCAAGGCCCGTAGCGGCAACCCCCAGGTCCTGCGCGAACTGGGCGCGCCACTGGGGCTTGAAGCAGTCACTGTGGGGCCGGTGCACGATGACACGGGCCCGATCTCGTCCAGCCGCATCCGCGAGGCGTTGAAAGCGGGGGAAACCGAAACCGCCACCGCGCTGCTGACCCGGCCTTTCGCGATTCGCGGCGTGGTCCAGCATGGCGACAAGGTGGGCCGCACGATCGGCTTCCCCACCGCCAATCTGCCACTGGATACCTATCTGCGCCCGCGATTCGGCGTCTATGCGGTGACCGGCCGCATCATCGGTGAAGACCGCTTGCTGCAAGGCGCCGCCAATATCGGCATTCGCCCGCAATTCGATCCGCCGAAAGAACTGCTGGAACCCTATTTCTTCGATTTTTCGGAGGATCTCTATGGGCGCGAAATCGAAGTGGCCTTCCACCATTTCCTGCGGCCCGAAGCGAAATTCGCATCGCTGGACGCGTTGATCGAGCAGATGCGCAAGGATTGCGACAGGGCCCGCGCCCTGCTCTCCCCGCAAGGGTAA
- the purE gene encoding 5-(carboxyamino)imidazole ribonucleotide mutase: protein MTAPVAIVMGSQSDWPTMKYAATVLDDLGVAHDARIVSAHRTPERMYDFAQNAADEGFKVIIAGAGGAAHLPGMISALTHLPVLGVPVQSKALSGLDSLLSIVQMPAGVPTGTLAIGEAGATNAGLFAASILATNDAALTERLKAWRAARRDAVAEKPSDV, encoded by the coding sequence ATGACCGCACCTGTCGCCATCGTCATGGGGAGCCAGTCTGACTGGCCGACCATGAAATACGCCGCCACCGTGCTGGACGACCTGGGCGTTGCCCATGACGCGCGGATCGTTTCGGCCCATCGCACACCCGAACGCATGTACGATTTCGCGCAGAACGCAGCCGATGAAGGCTTCAAGGTCATTATCGCGGGCGCGGGCGGCGCCGCCCATCTGCCCGGGATGATCTCGGCGCTGACGCATCTGCCCGTGCTGGGCGTGCCTGTGCAATCCAAGGCATTGTCGGGGCTGGATAGCCTGCTGTCGATTGTCCAGATGCCAGCCGGGGTCCCCACCGGGACACTGGCTATCGGCGAAGCCGGGGCAACCAATGCCGGCCTGTTCGCGGCCTCCATTCTGGCGACCAACGACGCCGCGCTGACCGAACGGCTGAAAGCGTGGCGCGCGGCGCGGCGCGATGCCGTGGCGGAAAAGCCGAGCGACGTCTGA
- the lspA gene encoding signal peptidase II, whose translation MSWLTRNRIIGLLMAAALFAVDQYIKWLMVGPLQLRERGVIDLLPFFDLRWTQNFGVSLGMLTADSVEMRWILVAMTGLIALAVFIWMLREKAMWDIAALAFVLGGALGNIRDRFLLGYVIDYADLHIGDFRPFLIFNVADAAITIGVVIILARSFFLRDKREQTDTDDTTDDRGNSPAET comes from the coding sequence ATGAGCTGGCTGACACGCAATCGAATCATCGGCCTGTTGATGGCCGCCGCGCTTTTCGCGGTGGATCAGTACATCAAATGGCTGATGGTCGGCCCGCTGCAACTGCGCGAACGCGGGGTGATCGATCTGCTGCCGTTTTTCGATCTGCGCTGGACACAGAATTTCGGCGTGTCGCTGGGCATGCTGACGGCGGATTCGGTGGAAATGCGCTGGATTCTGGTGGCGATGACCGGGCTGATCGCGCTGGCCGTATTCATCTGGATGCTGCGCGAGAAAGCGATGTGGGACATTGCCGCACTGGCATTCGTGCTGGGCGGTGCGCTGGGCAATATCCGCGACCGGTTCCTGCTGGGCTATGTCATCGATTACGCCGATCTGCACATTGGCGACTTCCGCCCGTTCCTGATTTTCAACGTTGCCGACGCCGCGATCACGATTGGCGTCGTAATTATCCTTGCCCGATCCTTTTTCCTGCGCGACAAGCGCGAGCAAACGGATACTGACGACACCACAGACGACAGGGGCAACAGCCCTGCGGAGACCTGA
- the ileS gene encoding isoleucine--tRNA ligase, with protein sequence MSEERDYRDTVFLPKTDFPMKAGLPQKEPGILARWEEEGLYQRLREARKGRDQFILHDGPPYANGDMHIGHALNHILKDMVVRTQTLLGKDAPYVPGWDCHGLPIEWKVEEQYRKKKKNKDEVPAREFRAECRAYAQHWVDTQREQLKRLGVCGNWDKPYLTMDFEAEATIVGELLKFAETGQLYRGAKPVMWSPVEKTALAEAEVEYEDITSTQIDVAFEIIESPNVPELTGAYAVIWTTTPWTIPVNQALAYGPDVEYHHYRAPDGRRFLVAVDLLEPFFERTGLGPLAEDIEGDVVLSEYALGTYRGSELAGTVARHPMHHLGGFFAEPRPLLAGAFVTTDSGTGLVHMAPDHGEDDFELCKAHGIGPKFVVEADGRYREDWLWLPRTDERSASVIHPKFNAPDGPVCEDLRAAGGLLAATADYLHSYPHSWRSKAKVIFRCTPQWFVPMDRVLTHISPKSRGERSWENEGGAINPAEEGLCDAPTLRELAMQAIADTRFVPDKGRNRIGSMVESRPDWVLSRQRAWGVPITLFVDRKTGEYLVDPEVNARIVNAIRAGGVDAWDEDHAQDLLGPDYRLDDYERVADILDVWFDSGSTHAFVLESGRWPELTRPEGYIGPHADLYLEGSDQHRGWFQSSLLESCGTRGRAPYKAVLTHGFTMDSKGMKMSKSLGNTISPLDVMRDYGADIIRLWALSVDYTEDHRIGPEILKGVADQYRKLRNTFRYMLGALADFDEAERVDTQAMPELERYMLALLGQLDATLRQAVDDYDFNTYVRALSDFCNEDLSAFYFDIRKDCLYCDAPADPRRRAYRTVLDVLFHALIRYAAPVLVYTGEEVWGTRYPTGGSVHLLEWPELPTAEADLDKWAQLRDLREKVNEAIEPLRREKVIGSGLAAQVTVPASAVPAGTANAALTELFITSTVTCSEEDVMEVFPTAHHKCGRCWRHLPDVAEDGALCTRCDDALAITENAG encoded by the coding sequence ATGAGCGAAGAGCGCGATTATCGAGACACTGTCTTCCTGCCGAAGACCGATTTCCCCATGAAGGCCGGCCTGCCCCAGAAGGAGCCGGGTATTCTGGCACGCTGGGAAGAAGAAGGGCTGTATCAACGCCTGCGCGAAGCGCGCAAGGGCCGCGACCAGTTCATCCTGCATGACGGCCCGCCATACGCCAATGGCGACATGCATATCGGCCACGCGCTGAATCATATCCTGAAAGATATGGTCGTGCGCACCCAAACCCTGCTGGGCAAGGATGCGCCTTATGTTCCCGGCTGGGACTGCCACGGCCTGCCGATCGAATGGAAGGTCGAGGAACAGTACCGCAAGAAGAAGAAAAACAAGGACGAGGTTCCGGCCCGCGAATTCCGCGCCGAATGCCGCGCCTATGCCCAGCACTGGGTCGATACCCAGCGTGAACAGCTCAAGCGCCTCGGCGTCTGCGGCAACTGGGACAAGCCCTACCTCACCATGGATTTCGAGGCAGAGGCGACGATCGTTGGCGAACTGCTGAAATTCGCGGAAACCGGCCAGCTCTATCGCGGGGCCAAACCGGTGATGTGGAGCCCGGTGGAAAAGACCGCGCTGGCCGAAGCCGAAGTCGAATACGAGGATATCACGTCGACCCAGATCGACGTGGCGTTCGAAATCATCGAATCGCCGAACGTGCCGGAACTGACCGGTGCCTATGCCGTGATCTGGACGACCACACCCTGGACGATCCCGGTCAACCAGGCGCTCGCCTATGGGCCGGACGTGGAATACCACCACTATCGCGCGCCTGACGGGCGGCGCTTCCTCGTGGCCGTCGATCTGCTGGAACCGTTCTTCGAGCGGACGGGCCTTGGCCCCCTTGCCGAAGATATCGAAGGCGATGTCGTGCTAAGCGAATATGCGCTGGGCACCTATCGCGGTTCCGAACTGGCCGGCACGGTGGCCCGCCACCCGATGCACCATCTGGGTGGCTTCTTTGCCGAACCGCGCCCCCTGCTGGCTGGTGCATTCGTCACCACCGACAGCGGCACCGGTCTGGTCCATATGGCGCCCGATCATGGCGAAGACGACTTCGAGCTGTGCAAGGCCCATGGCATCGGCCCCAAGTTCGTGGTCGAAGCCGATGGCCGTTACCGCGAAGACTGGCTGTGGCTGCCGCGCACGGACGAACGCTCCGCCTCGGTCATCCACCCCAAGTTCAATGCCCCCGATGGCCCCGTCTGCGAAGACTTGCGCGCGGCGGGCGGGCTGCTGGCGGCCACGGCCGATTACCTGCATTCCTATCCGCATAGCTGGCGATCCAAGGCCAAGGTGATCTTCCGCTGCACCCCGCAGTGGTTCGTGCCGATGGATCGCGTGCTGACGCATATCTCGCCCAAATCGCGTGGCGAACGCAGTTGGGAAAACGAAGGCGGCGCAATCAATCCCGCCGAAGAAGGGCTGTGCGATGCGCCAACCCTGCGCGAACTGGCAATGCAGGCGATCGCCGATACCCGGTTCGTGCCGGATAAAGGCCGCAACCGCATCGGCAGCATGGTGGAAAGCCGTCCGGACTGGGTGCTGTCCCGCCAGCGCGCCTGGGGCGTGCCGATCACGCTGTTCGTCGATCGCAAGACCGGGGAATACCTCGTCGATCCCGAAGTCAACGCGCGCATCGTCAACGCCATCCGCGCGGGCGGTGTGGATGCCTGGGATGAAGACCACGCGCAGGATTTGCTCGGCCCGGACTATCGGCTGGACGATTACGAACGCGTTGCCGATATTCTCGACGTGTGGTTCGATTCCGGTTCGACTCATGCCTTCGTGCTGGAAAGCGGCCGCTGGCCCGAACTGACCCGGCCGGAAGGCTACATCGGCCCGCATGCCGATCTCTATCTGGAAGGCAGCGATCAGCATCGCGGCTGGTTCCAGTCCTCGCTGCTGGAAAGCTGCGGCACCCGCGGCCGCGCGCCTTACAAGGCCGTGCTCACCCATGGCTTCACCATGGATTCGAAGGGCATGAAAATGTCCAAGAGCCTCGGCAACACGATCAGCCCGCTGGACGTGATGCGCGATTATGGCGCGGATATCATCCGGCTCTGGGCGCTGTCGGTCGATTATACCGAAGATCACCGCATCGGCCCGGAAATCCTGAAAGGCGTGGCCGATCAGTACCGCAAGCTGCGCAACACCTTCCGTTACATGCTGGGCGCGCTGGCCGATTTCGACGAAGCGGAACGGGTCGATACGCAGGCCATGCCCGAACTGGAACGCTACATGCTGGCCCTGCTGGGGCAGCTCGATGCGACTCTGCGTCAGGCGGTCGACGATTACGACTTCAACACGTATGTCCGCGCGCTTTCGGATTTCTGCAACGAAGACCTGTCGGCCTTCTATTTCGATATCCGCAAGGACTGCCTCTATTGCGACGCACCCGCCGATCCGCGCCGCCGCGCCTATCGCACGGTGCTGGATGTGCTGTTCCACGCGCTGATCCGCTATGCCGCGCCTGTGCTCGTTTATACGGGCGAGGAAGTGTGGGGCACGCGCTATCCCACTGGCGGCAGCGTGCATCTGCTGGAATGGCCCGAACTGCCCACGGCCGAAGCCGATCTCGACAAGTGGGCGCAACTGCGCGACCTGCGTGAAAAGGTGAACGAGGCGATCGAGCCGTTGCGCCGCGAAAAGGTGATCGGGTCCGGGCTGGCCGCGCAAGTCACCGTGCCCGCATCGGCCGTGCCAGCCGGTACGGCGAATGCGGCATTGACCGAGCTGTTCATCACCTCGACAGTGACATGCAGCGAAGAAGACGTGATGGAAGTCTTCCCCACCGCGCACCACAAATGCGGGCGCTGCTGGCGTCATCTGCCCGACGTGGCGGAAGACGGCGCGCTGTGCACCCGCTGTGACGATGCGTTGGCGATAACGGAAAACGCCGGATGA
- a CDS encoding DUF6538 domain-containing protein — protein MCSYLDQVGSTYYFRRAVPKDLLGFFKTSSGKPRTEWKFSLGVKDRESAKRQLRPHEVETDDLIDAARHELARTSTEAPEVSLRPQRELEEEAARGFLEEESRKRREARSDLRTLWRIRRHTSTAMLAPEEAAAIDLLREQDAELAALRQAVSVLNAGNQRLGIAPINETSTSSRIELGVLFDRYAVSGAAKPKTVRKWRRAVEKLIEHLGHDDARHVTRADMNAWIARLVAEGLSRKTIVDGYLPAIRAAFAIAHDDGELPANPAAGLTVRAPKPVKPRERDHSDGEAATILRAALQPQPPKLTKHHALARRWVPWLCAYTGARVGEMTQLRAMDIQKEGGIWYVLISPEADGGVKTNEARKVPLHSHLVEQGITQLAKAGDATPLFYRQGAGNEINPASKIRASDLAKWVRSLGIITPQPNHGWRHRFKTQSRAAGIPEHIADKIQGHAPRHEGGKYGSVPLATLRDAIEKLPRYQF, from the coding sequence ATGTGTTCCTATCTCGATCAGGTCGGTTCGACCTACTACTTTCGCCGCGCTGTTCCCAAAGACCTCTTAGGGTTCTTCAAGACCTCCTCGGGTAAGCCTCGAACCGAGTGGAAGTTTAGCTTAGGCGTCAAGGATCGCGAATCGGCCAAACGGCAACTGCGGCCTCATGAGGTCGAAACGGATGATCTGATCGATGCCGCTCGGCATGAGTTAGCTCGAACCTCCACTGAAGCACCGGAGGTATCGCTGAGACCCCAGCGAGAACTCGAGGAGGAAGCCGCTCGGGGGTTTCTTGAAGAGGAAAGTAGAAAGCGACGGGAAGCGCGCAGCGACCTTCGGACGCTATGGCGGATTCGGAGACACACCAGCACTGCCATGTTGGCACCGGAAGAGGCGGCTGCAATCGATCTCTTGAGAGAACAAGATGCGGAGCTCGCGGCCCTAAGACAGGCTGTGTCTGTCTTGAATGCGGGCAATCAGAGGCTCGGTATAGCCCCGATCAACGAGACTTCCACAAGTTCTAGGATTGAGTTGGGTGTGCTGTTCGATCGCTATGCTGTCTCAGGTGCGGCGAAACCGAAAACTGTCCGTAAATGGCGTAGGGCGGTGGAGAAACTGATCGAGCATCTTGGCCATGATGATGCACGTCATGTGACACGGGCTGACATGAACGCGTGGATCGCCAGGTTGGTGGCTGAAGGGCTGAGCAGGAAGACCATCGTGGATGGATACCTGCCAGCCATTCGCGCAGCCTTCGCAATCGCGCATGATGACGGCGAACTTCCCGCTAATCCTGCCGCAGGATTGACGGTCAGAGCGCCCAAGCCGGTAAAGCCACGTGAGCGCGACCACTCCGATGGTGAGGCCGCCACCATCTTGCGGGCTGCACTTCAACCTCAACCCCCGAAGCTGACCAAACATCATGCTCTAGCGAGGCGCTGGGTGCCATGGCTATGTGCCTACACGGGTGCGCGCGTCGGGGAGATGACGCAGCTCCGGGCCATGGACATTCAAAAAGAAGGGGGCATCTGGTACGTACTCATCAGCCCCGAGGCTGACGGTGGTGTAAAGACCAATGAGGCTCGGAAGGTCCCTCTGCACTCTCATCTTGTCGAGCAGGGCATTACCCAACTTGCCAAGGCTGGAGACGCTACACCTCTCTTTTATCGGCAGGGAGCGGGCAACGAAATCAACCCTGCCTCCAAGATTCGGGCGAGTGATCTTGCTAAGTGGGTCCGGAGTCTTGGTATCATTACCCCGCAACCGAACCATGGGTGGCGGCACAGGTTCAAAACCCAGTCACGCGCGGCAGGTATCCCCGAGCACATTGCCGACAAGATACAGGGACATGCACCTCGACATGAAGGAGGGAAGTACGGATCAGTCCCTCTCGCCACTCTGAGGGATGCCATAGAGAAGCTACCTCGTTATCAGTTCTGA
- a CDS encoding 5-(carboxyamino)imidazole ribonucleotide synthase, translating into MIEPGATIGILGGGQLGRMMAMAAAQLGYRCHIYAPEADSVAAEVSAEFTCADWHDADALARFVQACAVVTLEFENIPVAPLLAIPADKLAPGVRALEVAQDRLKEKTFIEALGGRPALFAAVDSREDLDDAITRIGAPGILKTARDGYDGKGQWRVTSAHDADGIALPGQPLVYEGFVHFEGEFSVILARGRNGEVRFWDSAQNVHENGILALSSVPASARILEDVAAARKLATDVADALDYVGVLTLEFFATPEGPVFNEMAPRVHNSGHWTIEGALTSQFENHIRAICGLPLGDTALTAPRVEMRNLIGEEALHGAAILADPANHLHLYGKAEARAGRKMGHVTRLMRD; encoded by the coding sequence ATGATCGAACCGGGCGCAACGATCGGCATATTGGGCGGCGGACAACTGGGCCGCATGATGGCTATGGCCGCGGCACAACTGGGCTATCGCTGCCATATCTATGCGCCCGAAGCCGACAGTGTCGCCGCCGAAGTCAGCGCGGAATTCACCTGCGCGGACTGGCACGATGCCGATGCGCTGGCGCGCTTCGTGCAGGCTTGCGCCGTCGTCACGCTGGAATTCGAGAATATCCCGGTCGCCCCGTTGCTGGCGATCCCTGCGGACAAGCTTGCCCCCGGCGTCCGGGCGCTGGAAGTGGCGCAGGACCGGCTGAAGGAAAAGACCTTCATCGAAGCGCTCGGCGGGCGGCCCGCGCTGTTCGCGGCAGTGGATTCGCGAGAGGATCTGGACGACGCGATCACCCGGATCGGTGCGCCCGGCATTCTCAAGACCGCGCGTGACGGATATGATGGCAAGGGCCAATGGCGCGTCACCAGCGCCCACGATGCCGATGGCATCGCCCTGCCCGGCCAACCGCTGGTCTATGAAGGCTTCGTCCACTTCGAAGGCGAATTCTCAGTCATTCTCGCACGCGGGCGCAACGGCGAAGTGCGGTTCTGGGACAGTGCCCAGAACGTGCACGAAAACGGCATTCTGGCGCTGTCCTCCGTGCCTGCCAGCGCGCGAATTCTCGAAGACGTCGCTGCGGCCCGCAAACTGGCTACCGATGTGGCCGATGCGCTGGACTATGTCGGGGTGCTGACACTGGAATTCTTCGCCACGCCGGAAGGCCCGGTGTTCAACGAAATGGCGCCGCGCGTGCACAATTCGGGCCACTGGACCATCGAAGGCGCGCTGACCAGCCAGTTCGAAAACCACATCCGCGCGATCTGCGGATTGCCGCTGGGCGATACGGCGCTGACCGCACCGCGCGTGGAAATGCGCAACCTGATCGGCGAGGAGGCGCTGCACGGCGCGGCTATTCTGGCCGATCCCGCCAATCACCTGCATCTCTACGGCAAGGCCGAAGCGCGCGCGGGCCGCAAGATGGGCCATGTCACGCGCCTGATGCGGGACTGA
- a CDS encoding DUF3035 domain-containing protein, whose protein sequence is MRKIHAFILLAAGSVALSACGGGGVFNRDRPDEMAVQRQAPLIVPPDFQMAPPQPGAPRPIEGSASQKALEALFGGPAPRSDLETSALDKAGGAAPGIRSTVGDENTNAVAKGTVTRDLLAAPQGDGQAARAVIPG, encoded by the coding sequence ATGCGCAAGATCCACGCCTTCATCCTCCTCGCTGCCGGTTCGGTGGCGCTGTCGGCTTGCGGCGGCGGCGGTGTCTTCAACCGCGACCGACCGGATGAAATGGCCGTTCAACGGCAAGCCCCGCTGATCGTACCGCCCGATTTCCAGATGGCCCCGCCGCAGCCGGGCGCCCCTCGCCCGATCGAAGGCAGCGCCAGCCAGAAGGCGCTCGAAGCCCTGTTCGGTGGCCCGGCCCCCCGCAGCGATCTCGAAACCAGCGCGCTCGACAAGGCGGGCGGCGCCGCACCGGGGATTCGTTCTACCGTGGGCGACGAAAATACCAACGCGGTTGCCAAAGGCACCGTGACCCGTGATCTCCTCGCCGCGCCGCAGGGCGATGGCCAGGCCGCACGCGCGGTTATCCCGGGCTGA
- the gpmA gene encoding 2,3-diphosphoglycerate-dependent phosphoglycerate mutase → MPSLILVRHGQSQWNLENRFTGWWDVDLTEKGEAEARAAGQLLAEKGLLPTVAFTSLQTRAIRTLHLALENCGRVWIPETKDWRLNERHYGGLTGLDKAETAAKHGADQVKIWRRSFDTPPPPLADDSEFALAHDPRYAGIDVPAAESLKDTIARVLPYYENAILPALKAGETVIVSAHGNSLRALVKHLSQISDTDILELEIPTGQPIVYDFDAAFQPGERHYLKDR, encoded by the coding sequence GTGCCCAGCCTTATCCTCGTCCGCCACGGCCAGAGCCAGTGGAACCTGGAAAACCGTTTCACCGGCTGGTGGGATGTCGACCTGACCGAAAAGGGCGAAGCGGAAGCACGTGCCGCCGGGCAATTGCTGGCGGAAAAAGGCCTGCTGCCGACAGTCGCCTTCACCTCGTTGCAGACCCGGGCGATTCGCACGCTGCATCTCGCGCTCGAAAATTGCGGACGGGTGTGGATTCCCGAAACCAAGGACTGGCGCCTGAACGAACGCCACTATGGCGGGTTGACCGGGCTGGACAAGGCCGAAACCGCAGCCAAGCATGGCGCCGATCAGGTGAAGATCTGGCGCCGCAGCTTCGACACGCCGCCGCCGCCGCTGGCCGATGACAGCGAATTCGCGCTGGCCCACGATCCGCGTTACGCAGGCATCGATGTTCCCGCGGCCGAAAGCCTGAAAGACACGATCGCGCGCGTTCTGCCCTATTACGAAAACGCTATCCTGCCCGCGCTGAAAGCCGGGGAAACGGTGATCGTTTCGGCGCACGGCAACAGCCTGCGCGCTTTGGTGAAGCATCTGTCGCAGATTTCCGACACGGATATTCTCGAACTGGAAATCCCCACCGGCCAGCCGATCGTCTATGATTTCGACGCGGCCTTCCAGCCGGGCGAACGACACTATCTGAAGGATCGCTGA
- a CDS encoding recombinase family protein: MTRTFAYCRVSTLDQTTDNQVREIEAAGFAVEPKRIVTETVSGSLPAMERKGFTKLLDRLEAGDVLIVTKLDRLGRNAMDVRATVEKLAAEGIRVHCLALGGADLTSPAGKMTMNVIAAVAEFERDLLIERTQAGLSRAKADGKRLGRPMALTEQQQSEIAEKRKAGMSLRTLAKEYGTSLASIQRAEARAA; the protein is encoded by the coding sequence ATGACCCGCACATTTGCCTACTGCCGCGTCAGCACGCTAGACCAGACCACAGACAATCAAGTGAGGGAGATCGAGGCCGCAGGCTTTGCCGTGGAGCCCAAGAGGATCGTCACAGAGACCGTCTCCGGGTCTTTGCCCGCTATGGAGCGGAAAGGCTTTACCAAGCTCCTAGACCGGCTTGAGGCAGGCGACGTGCTCATCGTCACTAAGTTGGACAGGCTGGGCCGTAACGCGATGGACGTTAGGGCTACGGTCGAGAAGCTGGCAGCCGAGGGCATCCGCGTTCATTGCCTTGCCTTGGGCGGTGCGGACCTCACCAGCCCAGCCGGTAAGATGACCATGAACGTTATTGCTGCAGTGGCAGAGTTCGAGCGGGACCTCCTGATCGAACGGACGCAGGCTGGCCTCAGCCGAGCCAAGGCGGATGGTAAGCGGCTGGGCAGGCCGATGGCGCTCACCGAACAGCAGCAGTCCGAGATAGCCGAGAAGCGCAAGGCTGGGATGAGCCTACGAACTCTGGCCAAGGAATACGGCACCAGCTTGGCATCAATCCAAAGGGCAGAGGCAAGGGCCGCCTAG